GCGCGCCACCCTCTCTGGCGGAACTCCAGCTCCTGCGGATCTAGAAACCGCGCCGCACCGCGTCCCCGGCACGACGACACGGTGCGCCTCGGCACGTCCGGAACATCCGGAACATCCGGATCCCCTTCGCAGAAGCACCCACCAGCACAGCAGGAGTTCCAGCATGCGCAACACCCGTACCCTGACCCGCCGTGCCGTTCTCGCGGCCGTGTCCGTCACCGCCGCGCTCGCTCTCACCGCCTGCGGCAACGACGACGGCCACCACTCCACGTCGTCGTCCGCGGCGGCGAGCGCCGACGCCACGGCCGCCGCGCACAACGCCCAGGACGTGTCCTTCGCGCAGGGCATGATCCCGCATCACCGGCAGGCCCTGGAGATGGCGAAGCTCGCCGCAGACCGGGCCTCCTCCGCCCAGGTCAAGGATCTCGCCTCGCGCGTCGAGAAGGCGCAGGACCCGGAGATCAGGACCATGAGCGGCTGGCTGACGTCCTGGGGCGAGGAGCCGATGCCCGGCATGGACCACTCCGGCGGTTCCGCGATGCCCGGCATGATGGGCGGCTCGGACATGGGCGAGTTGGAGAAGGCGTCCGGCACGGACTTCGACACCATGTTCCTGACCATGATGATCGAGCACCACCAGGGTGCCGTGGCCATGGCGACCACCGAGAAGACCAAGGGCGAGTACGGCCCCGCCCTCTCCATGGCCGACGACATCGTCACCGCCCAGACCACCGAGATCACGGACATGAACAAGCTCCTCGGCAAGAGCTGACCGTCCCGGTGGGGTGAGGCGGGGCCGGTACGGACACCGGCCCCGCCGTTAGGCTTCCCCTCATGGGGAGAACCGCAGGTGAACAGATGGGGGTCGTGACCGCGTTAGTGCGGTCGGCGTTCCTCGTGGACGCCGTGTACGCCGAGTCGAGCCGGGCCTACGGCATCACCCCGCAGCAGGCGCAACTGCTGTGCGTGCTGATGCCGCAGCCGTACGGCATGAGCGAGCTCGGCGAGATGCTCGGGCTCGCCAAGTCGAGCCTGACCGGGCTGGTGGACCGGACGGTCCAGCGCGGGCTGGTGCGGCGCGAGCCCGATCCCCGGGACGGGCGGGCCGTACGCGTCGGGCTCACCGAGGAGGGCGACCGCCTCGCGCACGAGTTCTACGACGAGACGTGCCGCCGCGTCGAGAACCTGCCCTCGGGCCTCAACGCGAACGAACGCGACCGGCTGGCCGCGCTCCTCGCCCGCGTCGTCGTCGACAACAAGGTGCCCGAGGTCTTCACCGAACCCGACGCCTGACCCCCTGAGCCGTCGCTGCGTGGGCGGCGGCCCGCCCTTCCGGGCCGGTTCGCGCGGCGAGCGCCAACGCCGAGGTCACCGTGATCGACGCGACCGCCATCACCGTCATCGCCGTTGCGGGTGACGTGAGTTGGGCGGCCGTGCCGGCCAGGGCCGCGCTCACGCCCTGCATCGTGAGCATGCCGGCCGAGTGCAACCCCAGGGCGTGGCCGCTGAGTTCGGGCGGGGTCAGGGCCATCAGCCGCTCCTGCTGGACCAGAGCTGTCGGTAGGTGTGGCCGGTCATGTGCGGAGTGTGGGGCGGGCCGGGGAGGGGTGGTTATTGTTTCGCGGGTGCGCGAAACGTCGTGCGCGCATACGGGGTCGGGGGGCGGACGGTCGTGGGCTGGTGGCAGGTCAACGCGGACACCCTGGCCCGTAGCCGCTTTGTGCTGTCGCCCCTCGCCGAGACCTTCGCGAGCCTGAAGCTGCTGCACGCGGGCGCGGGGACGCATCCCGGCGAGCGGGACTGGCTGCACGCCCGACTCCCCGGCTACCGCGCCGTACTGGCGGCCGACCCGGTGACCGCGCCGCTGGTGCGGGCCGGGATCGGGCGGGACTGGATCGCCGACTTCCTCACGCCCACGCCGAGGGACGGCGAGAGCTTCGAGGAGGGCGTGGCCCGGGTGCGGGCGGCCCGTCCGGCGGAGGCCCGCGCCCATCTGCGGACGTCCCTGGCCGGCCCGCTGCCCGCCGCCCTGGACCGCGACGACCTGCCCGAGCGGGCGGCCGAGCTGCTGGAGTACGTGTGGGAGGCGGCCGTACGGCCGTACTGGGAGCGGCGGCGGCGCGTCCTTGAGGCGGACGTCGTGGCGCGGACCGCGCAGGTCAGCCGGGGTGGCTGGGCCGCCGTGCTGGACTCGCTGCGGCCGGGGACGCGGTGGCTCGGCGAGAGCCGGTTCCAGGTCAACCTGCACGAGTATCCGCCCCGCGAGATCTCCGGTGCCGAGCTGGTGTTCGTGCCGGTCACGCCGAGGACCGGGTGGGTGTCGTGGGAGGGACGGCAGCGGTACGCCGTCGTCTACCCGTGCGCGGGGGTGCTCGCCGAGGACCCCCGGGAACGCGCCCGCGCCGTACCGGCCGCGCTGGCCGCGCTGCTGGGCCCCGCGAGGGCGGCCGTCCTCGTCCTGCTCGGCGAGGGCCCCCTGAGCACCACCCAACTGGTCGCCCTGACCGGCCAGCCCCTCGGCTCGGTCGGCCGCCATCTGCGCGTGCTGCTGGACGCGGGGCTGGTGGAGCGGCGGCGCGCGGGGCGGTCGGTGCTGTACTCGCGGACCGCGGCGGGGGAGGTCCTGGCCGGGTCCGCCGCCGGGTAGGTGCCCTGGGAAAAGGTGACACTCGACCCCGGAAGTGTCACGTTTCTGGCGCGATGGGTCCCGGGGAGGGTGGGCACGGGGCGGCGGGGCGCGAGGCGGCCGGCCGGAACCGGAAGCGGGGAACGGCCCCGGAAGGCCCCGGAAGGGGTGGGGTCATCGCCCGGGACTAGCATCCGAGGCATGACTACTGATGGCGCTACCTCTCCCCTCGACGTCCGGATCGGTGCCCTCAAGGGCGGTTCCGCGGAGCTCTCGCAGTACGCGGGCAAGGCCGTGCTGGTGGTGAACGTGGCCTCCAAGTGCGGCCTGACCCCGCAGTACACGGGCCTGGAGAAGCTCCAGGAGCGGTACGCCGACCAGGGCTTCACCGTCCTCGGCGTGCCCTGCAACCAGTTCCTCGGGCAGGAGCCCGGCAGCGCCGAGGAGATCGCCGAGTTCTGCTCGGCGACGTACGGCGTGAGCTTCCCGCTGACGGAGAAGGTCGAGGTCAACGGGGACGACCGGCACCCGCTGTACGAGCGGCTCGTCGGGTTCGCGGACGGCGAGGGCCACGACGGCGACGTCCGCTGGAACTTCGAGAAGTTCCTGATCGGCCGGGACGGCTCCGTCGTCGCCCGCTTCTCCCCGCAGACCGAGCCGGAGGCCGCCGAGGTCGTCGCGGCCATCGAGGGCCAACTCGGCTGACCCGGCTTGACCTTGCCCCTGGGGCAAGGCGCAGCCTCCTCGTCGCCGGGCGGAAAACCCCGTCCGGCCACGGAGGACGGCGGGGACGACGGGGTGCGGGATGAACGTGAGGGACGACGACGCCGGCGAACTGCTCACCATCGGCGCGTTCGCCGCACGCGCCCGCCTCTCGGCCAAGGCGCTGCGGCTGTACGACCGGCTCGGACTGCTCGCCCCGGCGCTCACCGACGAGGCCAGCGGCTACCGCTACTACCGCGCCGACCAGGTGGAACGCGCCCGGCTGGTGGCCATGCTGCGCCAGCTCGACATGCCGCTCGCGCGGATCGCCGAGGTGGTGGAGACCCCCGACGGCTTCGAGGCCGGGGACCGGCTCGCCGCCTACTGGGACGACGTCGAGACCCGTTTCGCCGCCCAGCGCACCCTCGCCGCCTACCTCCGTGCACGGCTGTCGGGGAGGAGCTCCGAGATGTACGAGAAGTTCGAGGTCCAGTTGGTCGACGTGCCCGAGCAGGTGATCATCACCGAGACCCGGCACACGCTCGCGGACGAGCTGCCCGTCTGGATCCCCGCCTCACTGGGGCGACTTGAGCAGGCGGCCGGGGAGTGCGGAGGGATCGTCGGCGCGCCGTTCGTCGTCTACCACTCGGCGGTGTCCATGGAGAGCGACGGCCCGGTCGAGTCCTGCGTACCGGTCGCCGACGAGGCCGCGGCCCGCACCTGGGCGGCGACGGGCGACCGGGGCAGGCAGGCCGGCGTACGGATCGAACCGGCCCGCCGCCTCGCGTACACCCGCATCACCAAGGCGCAGGTGGCGCACCCACAGATCCTCGCCCCCTACGAGGCGGTGGAGGCGTGGATGAAGCGGGAGGTCTGGGACTACGACGGCCACTGCCGCGAGATCTACTTCGCCGACTGGGACGCGGCCGGAGCGGAGGACCCGGTCTGCGACGTGGCGTTCCCGGTGAAGCGGGGGGCCTGAGCAAAAAGCCGAACCCCCTCGGCAAGGACGGCGATCCTGTCGAGAGGGTTCTGTCGGTGGTGCTCTCACACCTTGATGGAAGCGACAAAGGCGCTCCAGGCGTCAGGCGGGAACGCCAGGCGGGGACCGTCGGGAACTTTGGAGTCCCGCACGGCGAGCTCCCAGGTGGGGGACTTCACCTCCACGCACGCACCGCCCCCGTTGGTGTACGAAGACGTCGTCCATGCGTCGAGGCCGCCCTGAAGAATTGCCACGGTTCACTCCGGTGGAGAGATGTTGAGTAGTGCCGATCACGCCA
The Streptomyces sp. NBC_01485 genome window above contains:
- a CDS encoding MerR family transcriptional regulator, encoding MNVRDDDAGELLTIGAFAARARLSAKALRLYDRLGLLAPALTDEASGYRYYRADQVERARLVAMLRQLDMPLARIAEVVETPDGFEAGDRLAAYWDDVETRFAAQRTLAAYLRARLSGRSSEMYEKFEVQLVDVPEQVIITETRHTLADELPVWIPASLGRLEQAAGECGGIVGAPFVVYHSAVSMESDGPVESCVPVADEAAARTWAATGDRGRQAGVRIEPARRLAYTRITKAQVAHPQILAPYEAVEAWMKREVWDYDGHCREIYFADWDAAGAEDPVCDVAFPVKRGA
- a CDS encoding DUF397 domain-containing protein produces the protein MAILQGGLDAWTTSSYTNGGGACVEVKSPTWELAVRDSKVPDGPRLAFPPDAWSAFVASIKV
- a CDS encoding glutathione peroxidase; this encodes MTTDGATSPLDVRIGALKGGSAELSQYAGKAVLVVNVASKCGLTPQYTGLEKLQERYADQGFTVLGVPCNQFLGQEPGSAEEIAEFCSATYGVSFPLTEKVEVNGDDRHPLYERLVGFADGEGHDGDVRWNFEKFLIGRDGSVVARFSPQTEPEAAEVVAAIEGQLG
- a CDS encoding ArsR/SmtB family transcription factor; this translates as MGWWQVNADTLARSRFVLSPLAETFASLKLLHAGAGTHPGERDWLHARLPGYRAVLAADPVTAPLVRAGIGRDWIADFLTPTPRDGESFEEGVARVRAARPAEARAHLRTSLAGPLPAALDRDDLPERAAELLEYVWEAAVRPYWERRRRVLEADVVARTAQVSRGGWAAVLDSLRPGTRWLGESRFQVNLHEYPPREISGAELVFVPVTPRTGWVSWEGRQRYAVVYPCAGVLAEDPRERARAVPAALAALLGPARAAVLVLLGEGPLSTTQLVALTGQPLGSVGRHLRVLLDAGLVERRRAGRSVLYSRTAAGEVLAGSAAG
- a CDS encoding DUF305 domain-containing protein codes for the protein MRNTRTLTRRAVLAAVSVTAALALTACGNDDGHHSTSSSAAASADATAAAHNAQDVSFAQGMIPHHRQALEMAKLAADRASSAQVKDLASRVEKAQDPEIRTMSGWLTSWGEEPMPGMDHSGGSAMPGMMGGSDMGELEKASGTDFDTMFLTMMIEHHQGAVAMATTEKTKGEYGPALSMADDIVTAQTTEITDMNKLLGKS
- a CDS encoding MarR family winged helix-turn-helix transcriptional regulator, which translates into the protein MGVVTALVRSAFLVDAVYAESSRAYGITPQQAQLLCVLMPQPYGMSELGEMLGLAKSSLTGLVDRTVQRGLVRREPDPRDGRAVRVGLTEEGDRLAHEFYDETCRRVENLPSGLNANERDRLAALLARVVVDNKVPEVFTEPDA